The sequence CCCACGACGGTCGGCGTGATCCAGGAACGAGAGCGCTCGTGGGCCGAGGAGGAAGGTGAGGAGGCGGGCATCTCAATCATCAAGCAGGAAAAACCATCGTCCGGGAGAAGCGTGCTCACGCCGAAAGCGCCGTTTCAGACTCTCGAGCACGTTTCGCGCCCTTCGCAGCACGTCTTGCTCCCAGCCCTGCCTATTCGGCTCGGGTTCCGCCGGCTTGTCGCGCTGGTCCGGCTGAGACGGCGAAGACTCCTTGTGCTCGTCGGGCTCGTCCGGAGCGTTCACTCCACGATCAGGCATCGAACACAGTTCCCATGAGCCTTCGGCTCACCCAGAGACCTCCCTTTATCTTCTCCCCCCGGGGACCCGTTGCTCCGGGACCCATTGCTCTTCGTGCAGGCAATGGGTGCTCGGCAACGGGTGATGGGGAGAGGGGAGGGGGCACTTTCAAAGCACGGTTTGCAAGGGGCGAGCGGCAGCCACACAGAGGAAGCGGGAGTCGGTTGCGGAACCATCGTCATTTGACCACCAGCACCGTGCACGGCGCGAGCTTGGCCAGGTTTTGGGAGGTGCTTCCCCAGATCCGGCCGAAGATTTTCGAATGCCCCATGAACCCGATGACCAGCAGATCGAACCCGCGGTCCTTGGCGAACGTGACAATCGTTTCGACTTCATGGCCGGGGACCACGTGGGAGACCAGCCGGACCCCCTGCGCCATCGCCGCAAGCTCCGCCTCGGCCGTCACGCGGCGAAAATAGTCGGTCGCCTCCTGTTTCGCTTCCACGACCTCGCCGACGGTGGCGGCATAGTGCGGCAGGTGTTCCTCCACGCAGATCTCATGCAACTCGGCGCCGTAGCGTTTGGCCAGATCGATCGCGGCTCGGACGGCTTTCTTCGCGCCCTCGGACCCATCGTTCGCGACGAGAATCTTATGAAACATCGGCGCCGCCTCCCCGGCTGTCGCCTGCGGGAATCGGGATCGGCTGCGACTCGCTCGAAACACGGTCGGTCGCTCGACGGCTCAAGGTCTCCTCCACCGGCGCGCCGCCGGGATCAAACCAGCGCTCGGCGATGAGCGTGGGCACGATGGCGCTCAACATCACGGTCGTCACCAGAACCGCGTACTGCTCCCGGCTGATCAGGTCATGGCTCAACCCGTACAATGCCGAGATGGTTCCGAACGTCAGCCCCGTGGACATCAGCAGAGTCGTATACATGGCCTCCCGCCGACCGAACCGGAACCCGTGCGCCAGGGGCCACACGCCGATGAACTTGGCCGCCATTTTCACCGCCAGGAACGCGCCGATCAGAAGGACGCTGGCCGCGACCGCGCGCAGATTCACCAAGGCGCCGGCCTTCAGAAAATAAAACGGGGTCAGCACCGAGAAGGCGATGACGCGGATGCGTTGGGCCAACGTCCGGTTGGTCAGGAACAGCGGCGCCAGCACCATGCCGACCAGATAGGCCGGCAACACCGCTTCGCTCCCCGCTGCGGTCGCCGCCGCGCCCAGGCCGAACAGCACCACGAGGACGAATTTCGTTTCCGGTTCGCTGATCCGCGGTCCGACGGCGGCGAACAACCGGGCGGCGGCCGAAGGGAGCGTCCACAGCGTGGCCGCCGTCACGAGCGCAAATGCCAGCAGCCACCAGTCATAACGGGCGAACAGCAGGCCGAGCGCGAGCACCGTGCCCAGATCGGTGACGAAGCAGGCGGCCAGAATCACCTTGCCCAACTCCGTGGCGTTGTGGCCCCGTTCGATCATGACCGCGTAGACCACGGCGACCGAGGTGGTGGACAGCGCGATCCCGGCGATTTGGGAAGCCGGCAGCGACCAGCCGGCGATCCAGTACGCATAGCCCCAGGCCCCGAGGAACGGACCCAGGAACGAA comes from Nitrospirota bacterium and encodes:
- a CDS encoding universal stress protein, with protein sequence MFHKILVANDGSEGAKKAVRAAIDLAKRYGAELHEICVEEHLPHYAATVGEVVEAKQEATDYFRRVTAEAELAAMAQGVRLVSHVVPGHEVETIVTFAKDRGFDLLVIGFMGHSKIFGRIWGSTSQNLAKLAPCTVLVVK
- a CDS encoding cation:proton antiporter — its product is MESVWPVAALWIGMALLATLISIRLGISVALVEICVGTAGGNLLDLRTTEWINALAAIGSVLLTFLAGAEIDLDAVRDKWKPTLSIGIASFLGPFLGAWGYAYWIAGWSLPASQIAGIALSTTSVAVVYAVMIERGHNATELGKVILAACFVTDLGTVLALGLLFARYDWWLLAFALVTAATLWTLPSAAARLFAAVGPRISEPETKFVLVVLFGLGAAATAAGSEAVLPAYLVGMVLAPLFLTNRTLAQRIRVIAFSVLTPFYFLKAGALVNLRAVAASVLLIGAFLAVKMAAKFIGVWPLAHGFRFGRREAMYTTLLMSTGLTFGTISALYGLSHDLISREQYAVLVTTVMLSAIVPTLIAERWFDPGGAPVEETLSRRATDRVSSESQPIPIPAGDSRGGGADVS